In a single window of the Canis lupus dingo isolate Sandy chromosome 18, ASM325472v2, whole genome shotgun sequence genome:
- the HGF gene encoding hepatocyte growth factor isoform X7, which produces MWVTKLLPLLVLQQLLLHLLLLPVAVPRAEGQKKRRNTLHEFKKSAKTTLIKEDPLLKIKTKKMNTADQCANRCIRNKGLPFTCKAFVFDKARKRCLWFPFNSMTSGVKKEFGHEFDLYENKDYIRNCIIGKGGSYKGTVSITKSGIKCQPWNSMIPHEHSFLPSSYRGKDLQENYCRNPRGEEGGPWCFTSNPEVRYEVCDIPQCSEVECMTCNGESYRGPMDHTESGKICQRWDHQTPHRHKFLPERYPDKGFDDNYCRNPDGKPRPWCYTLDPDTPWEYCAIKMCDIT; this is translated from the exons aaggacagaagaaaagaagaaacacactTCATGAATTCAAAAAGTCAGCAAAGACTACTCTAATTAAAGAAGACCCATTactgaagataaaaacaaaaaaaatgaacactgcAGACCAATGTGCCAATAGATGTATTAGGAATAAAGGACTTCCATTCACTTGCAA gGCCTTTGTTTTTGATAAAGCAAGGAAACGATGCCTCTGGTTCCCTTTCAATAGCATGACAAGTGGAGTGAAAAAAGAGTTTGGTCATGAATTTGATCTCTATGAAAACAAAG ACTACATTAGGAACTGCATCATTGGTAAAGGAGGTAGCTACAAGGGGACAGTGTCTATCACTAAGAGTGGCATCAAATGCCAGCCCTGGAATTCCATGATACCACATGAACACAG CTTTTTGCCTTCGAGCTATCGGGGTAAAGACCTACAGGAAAACTACTGTCGAAATCCTCGAGGGGAAGAAGGGGGACCTTGGTGTTTCACAAGCAATCCAGAGGTACGCTACGAAGTCTGTGACATTCCTCAGTGTTCAGAAG ttGAATGCATGACCTGCAATGGGGAAAGTTATCGAGGTCCCATGGATCACACAGAATCGGGCAAGATTTGTCAGCGCTGGGATCATCAGACACCGCACCGGCACAAATTCTTGCCGGAAAG ATATCCCGACAAGGGCTTTGATGATAATTATTGCCGCAACCCTGATGGCAAGCCGAGGCCATGGTGCTATACTCTTGACCCTGACACCCCCTGGGAGTACTGTGCAATTAAAATGTGTG ACATAACATGA